The Colletotrichum higginsianum IMI 349063 chromosome 2, whole genome shotgun sequence genome has a segment encoding these proteins:
- a CDS encoding ribosomal protein L15, with protein MPPRLLSPLHLTTCCSRALRPSTNPPSLVSLFAGLSIGTTTSTTSITTTTARRNASILASLSDNKGAYNKRIRVGRGASAGKGKTSGRGHKGQGQHGKVKPWFQGGQTPLIVQRGTKGFDNLRAPRMSKLNLDKLQQWIDAGRIDPTKQITVKEIIESGLIGTVKDGIKLLGRGKQDLRQPIDIMVSRASASAIDAVEANGGKILTRFYTKQSIRRILRGESENTDKPLPVGKEYVASVLAEARSKPFKYRLPDPTSREDIEYYRDPAHRGYLSHLLKEGESPSLYFKVPIPRKRVVKPGRAALQKAKKASADDLLW; from the exons ATGCCTCCACGGTTGCTGTCCCCATTGCATCTGACGACATGCTGTAGCCGAGCCCTGCGACCCTCGACGAACCCCCCTAGCCTCGTCTCCCTCTTCGCCGGCCTGTCCATCGGCACTACCACGTCCACCAcctccatcaccaccaccaccgcccgTCGCAATGCCTCCATCCTCGCCAGCTTGAGCGACAACAAGGGCGCCTACAACAAGCGCATCCGCGTCGGTCGAGGTGCCTCggccggcaagggcaagacatCCGGAAGAGGTCACAAGGGTCAGGGTCAGCACGGCAAGGTCAAGCCATGGTTCCAGGGTGGTCAGACGCCCTTGATCGTGCAAAGGGGAACCAAGGGCTTCGACAACTT GCGCGCCCCCCGCATGTCCAAGCTGAACctcgacaagctccagcAATggatcgacgccggccgTATCGACCCCACGAAGCAGATTACCGTCAAGGAGATCATCGAGTCGGGCCTCATTGGCACCGTCAAGGACGGCATTAAACTCCTCGGTCGCGGGAAGCAGGACCTGCGCCAGCCCATCGACATCATGGTCTCAcgcgcctccgcctccgccatcgacgccgtagaggccaacggcggcaagatcCTCACGAGGTTCTACACCAAGCAGTCCATCAGGCGCATCCTGCGCGGCGAGAGCGAGAATACGGACAAGCCCCTGCCCGTCGGAAAGGAGTACGTCGCCAGCGTCCTTGCCGAGGCGCGCTCAAAGCCCTTCAAGTACCGCCTGCCCGACCCTACGAGCCGTGAGGACATCGAGTACTACCGCGACCCCGCCCACCGCGGCTATCTGAGCCACCTTCTCAAGGAGGGCGAGTCGCCCAGTTTGTACTTCAAGGTACCTATCCCGAGGAAGCGCGTCGTGAAGCCCGGCCGGGCGGCCCTCcagaaggcgaagaaggccagcGCCGATGATCTCCTCTGGTAA
- a CDS encoding Estradiol 17-beta-dehydrogenase 12-A — translation MESLGFLPTVGLLALLAVAYNLSWPFFPFVRKSALDRYRRTVNGRPAWALVTGASDGIGKGLADELARRGFNVVIHGRNDVKLEGVRHDLAARHPGREFRIMVGDAVALGAGAPLWDVMLAPLENLNLRVLVNNVGGVPMVPVMRRLDESTVGEIADNVHMNALFPTLLSSILLPRLTGPAEPALIVNVGSLADVGPPLLSFYGGSKAYMNALSTSMAEELALDGVDVEVLGMRVGPVATRTELMQPRVFWPSAETMAQSILDRVGGKKTKQYETDLSNKEKQVTQERVHLDTCVKENAVPLTKWFHLMSSNSVYGSA, via the exons ATGGAATCACTCGGATTCCTCCCAACAGTCGggctcctcgccctccttgccgtcgCCTACAACCTCTCCTggcccttcttccccttcgtCCGCAAATCCGCACTCGACCGCTACCGCAGAACCGTCAACGGAAGGCCCGCGTGGgccctcgtcaccggcgcgagcgacggcatcggcaaGGGCCTCGCTGACGAgctcgcccgccgcggctTCAACGTCGTCATCCACGGCCGCAACGATGTCAAGCTCGAGGGTGTCAGGcacgacctcgccgcgcgGCACCCGGGCCGGGAGTTCCGGATCATGGTCGGCGATGCCGTGGCCCTGGGCGCCGGGGCGCCGCTGTGGGACGTCATGCTGGCGCCGCTCGAAAACCTCAACCTGAGGGTGCTTGTGAAcaacgtcggcggcgtgccgATGGTGCCCGTCATGCGGCGGCTGGACGAGTCCACGGTGGGCGAGATCGCGGACAACGTGCACATGAACGCCCTTTTCCCGACGCTGCTGTCCTCGATTCTTTTGCCGAGGCTCACGGGCCCGGCGGAGCCCGCGCTCATCGTCAACGTGGGCTCGTTGGCCGACGTGGGGCCGCCGCTGCTCTCGTTCTACGGCGGGAGCAAGGCATATATGAATGCGCTGTCGACGAGCATGGCGGAGGAACTCGCGCTGGATGGCGTAGACGTGGAGGTGCTGGGCATGAGGGTCGGGCCCGTGGCGACAAGGACGGAGCTGATGCAGCCACGGGTATTTTGGCCTTCGGCTGAGACGATGGCCCAGAGTATCCTGGACCGGGTCGG AggcaagaagacgaagcAATACGAGACGGACCTGTCCAACAAGGAGAAGCAGGTCACGCAGGAACGCGTGCACCTAGACACTTGCGTTAAGGAGAATGCGGTACCACTCACAAAGTGGTTTCACCTCATGTCCTCGAACTCGGTATACGGCTCGGCGTGA
- a CDS encoding Sorting nexin mvp-1, with product MSLFGSSPPADSPSNTSAAPSRSLFDEEPMSKSASNSLFTDDDFAGAESSPWDMPTPRKKQSRADVVRNLLSASDVPDAYIETFDTVVRDDGAGGRVTAGGVAKLFAAARLGADHQAQIMSMVVPAAGGDITVARGEFNVLLALIALAQEGETISLDTVDERRRNLPLPKLAGLTAAPVMPPVSELAVNPPQAPATPVQESSSPPPPPQPSSLRRPPMDFPEPEDPWNSPDVHKGHAHAIAASPSRTNGASPQHPALNANGNGNSNGNGNGNGNGDYSTSPGTAIAGRTMSSYTTATAGSDTGSGRHAVISGTSPGGGWGGYFDGSTQGGGFNEPVPNQITSPFGSTGGGRDATGSSAAVPPLRPAVSGRSGGPVEENIVVTLLPEKEGLFMFQHHNYEVSSIRRGSKVIRRYSDFVWLLDCLHKRYPFRALPLLPPKRVAGEFGARRISLFLLTAEVNGNHFSNDGAFIEKRRRGLARFLNALVRHPILGQEQLIIMFLTVPTELAVWRKQATISVQDEFQGRVLPPGLEDSLPPTLEALFDKTRSGIRRSAELYINICNVMDRLVKRSEGVAADHARIAMSLTSLTETSADTYASDTNEVPLLNDGLTSMSRHLRTCQTLLEDESKAWDEGVLEDLKRQRDALVSIRDLFDRRERLDKDNIPYLERRIQTNETKLANLRSKPEGMVKPGEIEKVVDAIIKDKESIVNQHNRSIFVKECIRDELIYFQHTQFHVSRWNQDWAQERVKYSEMLADNWRRLLDELEGMPLGD from the exons ATGTCCCTCTTCGGCTCGTCGCCACCGGCGGATTCTCCGTCCAACACCTCTGCTGCGCCCTCGCGATCTCTATTCGACGAAGAGCCCATGTCCAAGTCCGCTTCCAACTCGCTAttcaccgacgacgacttcgccGGAGCCGAGTCCTCGCCCTGGGACATGCCTACcccgaggaagaagcagtctcgcgccgacgtcgtccgcaACCTGCTGTCCGCTTCCGACGTGCCCGACGCCTACATTGAGACCTTTGACACCGTCGTACGCGACGATGGAGCTGGAGGGCGTGTCACCGCCGGCGGTGTGGCCAAGCTATTTGCAGCCGCGCGCCTGGGGGCGGACCACCAGGCGCAGATCATGTCCATGGTTGTGCCCGCTGCAGGTGGCGACATCACCGTCGCCCGCGGCGAGTTCaacgtcctcctcgccctcatcgccctTGCCCAGGAGGGCGAGACCATCAGCCtcgacaccgtcgacgaACGACGCAGGA ATCTCCCACTCCCCAAGCTCGCCGGCCTGACTGCTGCTCCCGTGATGCCTCCCGTCTCAGAGCTTGCTGTCAACCCTCCCCAAGCTCCCGCAACCCCCGTCCAAGAatcttcatcgccgccaccgccgcctcagCCGAGCAGCCTGCGCCGACCTCCAATGGACTTTCCCGAACCCGAAGACCCGTGGAACTCACCCGACGTACACAAGGGTCATGCccacgccatcgccgcctctCCCAGCAGGACCAATGGCGCCAGTCCACAGCACCCTGCGCTAAACGCCAATGGTAACGGCAATAGCAACGGCAACGggaacggcaacggcaatgGCGATTACAGCACGTCACCAGGCACAGCCATTGCCGGTCGGACCATGTCTTCTTACACAACTGCCACCGCTGGCTCCGATACGGGTTCTGGGCGTCATGCTGTGATCAGTGGCACGTCgccgggcggcggctggggcgGCTACTTCGACGGCAGCACCCAGGGCGGCGGATTCAATGAACCCGTCCCCAATCAGATCACAAGCCCCTTCGGCAGCACGGGTGGCGGACGCGACGCGACCGGAAGCTCCGCAGCCGTGCCGCCTTTGCGGCCTGCCGTCAGCGGCCGATCAGGAGGCCCCGTGGAGGAGAACATTGTCGTCACTCTGCTGCCTGAGAAGGAGGGCCTTTTCATGTTCCAGCACCACAACTACGAGGTTTCGAGTATTCGACGGGGCAGCAAGGTCATCAGACGGTACAGCGACTTCGTATGGCTTTTGGATTGTCTGCACAAGCGCTATCCTTTCAGGGCGCTGCCTCTGTTGCCGCCCAAGCGCGTCGCTGGTGAGTTTGGCGCGCGCCGCATTTCACTATTTTTGCTAACGGCAGAAGTCAACGGTAACCATTTCTCCAACGACGGCGCCTTCATCGAGAAGCGCCGCAGAGGCCTGGCAAGATTTCTAAACGCCCTCGTTCGGCATCCCATCCTTGGCCAGGAACAGCTCATCATCATGTTCCTTACCGTGCCAACT GAACTGGCCGTATGGCGCAAGCAGGCCACCATTTCCGTCCAAGACGAGTTTCAGGGTCGTGTCTTGCCACCTGGGCTGGAGGACTCGTTGCCCCCTaccctcgaggccctcttCGACAAGACACGGTCCGGTATTCGGCGGTCGGCGGAGCTTTACATTAACATTTGCAACGTTATGGACCGTTTGGTGAAGCGTAGCGAGGGTGTTGCTGCCGACCATGCCCGCATTGCCATGTCCCTTACTTCGTTGACGGAAACGAGCGCCGATACCTACGCGAGCGACACCAACGAAGTGCCTCTGCTCAACGACGGTCTGACATCCATGAGCAGGCACCTGAGAACGTGCCAGACCCTGTTGGAAGACGAAAGCAAGGCGTGGGATGAGGGAGTGCTGGAGGATCTCAAGCGCCAGCGTGATGCTCTCGTCAGTATCCGCGACTTGTTTGATCGCAGGGAACGTCTTGACAAGGACAACATTCCCTACCTCGAGCGGAGGATCCAGACCAACGAGACGAAGCTGGCGAACCTCCGTAGCAAGCCTGAGGGCATGGTCAAGCCAGGCGAGATTGAGAAGGTGGTTGACGCGATTATCAAG GATAAAGAGTCCATCGTCAACCAGCACAACCGATCCATCTTCGTCAAGGAATGCATCCGCGACGAGCTCATCTACTTCCAGCATACGCAATTCCACGTCTCGCGCTGGAATCAGGACTGGGCTCAGGAGCGCGTCAAGTACTCCGAGATGTTGGCCGACAATTGGCGCCGtctccttgacgagcttgagGGCATGCCCCTCGGCGACTAA